The Corynebacterium felinum DNA segment GCGTCTTTCATTTTCGCCGACACCGCGATCACGGCATCCGCATATTCCATTGCATTGCGCTCTGACCAGCTCGAAATCTCGTAGCCGCCACCGAGCTGCTCACGCTTCCACGGGCGATCCGGCTCCAAGGAGTGGGCTGTGACCACGTGCGGAATGCCGTGCAGTTCGCCTGCTAAATGCCCACCTAAACCGGTGTACCACGTGTGGGTGTGCACGATGTCTGCCCCTGCTGCGGCATGAGCCATGCGCAGCCCCGTGGAGAGGGTTTGGATAGCGGGGTTTGCTGCTTCTAGCTGCTTATCGACGCCGTGAACATACACATTCGCTTCATCCCGCGGTGCGCCCATGCAGTGTACGTCGACGTCGACGAGTTGGCGCATGTATCGTGTCAGTTCTGTGACGTGTACGCCGGCACCGCCGTAGATCTCTGGGGGGTACTCTTTGGTCATCATTGCAACTTTCATAAACCCAAATTTAGCCCCTTGAGCTTTGTTTCGCTGGGTGTTGTGTGTCGCAATTGGGGGATTAGTGAGCGAGATTGCCAAAAGGCAGATAAATTTAGCAGTGTGAGGAATCAAATAAACGTTTTAGCAATTGTGCTCGCCGGCGGCGAGGGCAAGCGGCTGTTTCCTCTGACTGAGGATCGCGCTAAGCCTGCAGTGCCTTTTGGCGGCACCTACCGACTTATCGATTTCGTGCTGTCAAATCTGGTCAACGCTGGGTACATGAAGATCTGTGTGCTCACACAGTACAAGTCTCATTCTCTTGACCGGCATATTTCGCAGGCATGGCAGTTCACGGGCCCAACCGGCCAGTATATTGCGACCGTGCCAGCGCAACAGCGTCTTGGCAAGCACTGGTATTTGGGATCAGCGGATGCGATTTTGCAATCGTTGAACCTCATTGATGATGAAAAACCTGACTATGTGATCGTCTTCGGTGCCGATCACGTCTACCGCATGGATCCGGAACAGATGGTGGAAGAACACATCGCCTCCGGCAAGGCGGTGTCTGTCGCGGGTATTCGGGTGCCCCGCTCCGAAGCTTCGGCTTTTGGCTGTATCCAGTCGGATGAGCACGGCAACATCACTGAGTTTTTGGAAAAGCCTCAAGATCCTCCAGGTACCCCTGACGATCCAAACATGACGTACGCGTCGATGGGCAACTACGTGTTTACCACGAAAGATCTCATCCAGGCCCTGAAAGAAGACCAAGTCAATCCGGATTCTTCCCACGATATGGGTGGCGACATCATCCCGTATTTCGTGGCCCGCAATCAGGCGCACGTGTACGACTTTTCCAACAACAAGGTGCCAGGCTCGACCGAACGCGACAGTGGCTACTGGCGCGACGTGGGCACGAT contains these protein-coding regions:
- the glgC gene encoding glucose-1-phosphate adenylyltransferase, which produces MRNQINVLAIVLAGGEGKRLFPLTEDRAKPAVPFGGTYRLIDFVLSNLVNAGYMKICVLTQYKSHSLDRHISQAWQFTGPTGQYIATVPAQQRLGKHWYLGSADAILQSLNLIDDEKPDYVIVFGADHVYRMDPEQMVEEHIASGKAVSVAGIRVPRSEASAFGCIQSDEHGNITEFLEKPQDPPGTPDDPNMTYASMGNYVFTTKDLIQALKEDQVNPDSSHDMGGDIIPYFVARNQAHVYDFSNNKVPGSTERDSGYWRDVGTIDAFYEAHMDLISVHPIFNLYNQKWPIRSTDLGELPPAKFVQGGIAQSSMVAQGSIISAATVRNSVLSTDVMVEEGATVEGSVLMPGVRIGKGAVVRHAILDKNVVVPDGTLIGVDHERDAQRFAISPGGVVVVGKNTVV